Proteins encoded within one genomic window of Stegostoma tigrinum isolate sSteTig4 unplaced genomic scaffold, sSteTig4.hap1 scaffold_345, whole genome shotgun sequence:
- the LOC125450561 gene encoding leucine-rich repeat and immunoglobulin-like domain-containing nogo receptor-interacting protein 4, with protein sequence MGPSLGVFPFPLAVLQLLLCFWVWPCLAFTPNLTWACPPPCQCWPPPRRSVSCRGLGLPSIPGGLPSDTRALDLSGNLIAWVGQAELDGLNSLEELDLSGNRLWTVEEQQPFLSLSALRLDANPLDCDCSLRWLVEAVAGGGLDLGNPQCSSPPEARGRALLEYALEAFPSLCEAGTQRPSLLFSASSPPPPPPPPLPLQPRSPTLLDEETLPVVFTMGSACFLGSIALCFGLLLIWSRLRGPVQRTTELEGVPPSSGTDAQSEAIKYTTKMF encoded by the coding sequence ATGGGGCCTTCCCTCGGAGTATTCCCGTTCCCGCTCGCTGTGCTGCAGCTTCTCCTCTGCTTCTGGGTCTGGCCATGCCTGGCCTTCACCCCCAACCTGACCTGGGCCTGCCCCCCTCCCTGCCAGTGCTGGCCTCCCCCTCGTCGGTCTGTGTCATGCCGAGGCCTGGGCCTTCCCTCCATCCCTGGGGGCCTCCCATCCGACACCCGGGCGCTGGACTTGAGTGGCAACCTCATAGCCTGGGTGGGCCAGGCTGAGctggatgggctgaacagcctggaAGAGCTGGACCTGAGTGGCAACCGGCTGTGGACCGTGGAGGAACAGCAGCCCTTCCTCAGCCTGTCGGCCCTCAGGCTCGATGCTAACCCCCTGGACTGTGACTGCAGCCTACGCTGGCTCGTGGAGGCTGTGGCTGGAGGGGGTCTGGATTTAGGAAACCCTCAGTGCTCCAGCCCACCTGAGGCCCGAGGCCGGGCCTTACTGGAGTACGCCCTTGAGGCCTTCCCTTCCCTGTGCGAGGCTGGAACCCAGAGGCCCAGCCTACTCTTCTCAGCttcatctcctcctcctcctcctcctcctcctcttcctcttcagCCCCGCTCACCGACCCTCCTGGACGAAGAGACCCTCCCAGTTGTCTTCACCATGGGTTCGGCCTGCTTCCTGGGCAGCATTGCCCTGTGCTTCGGCCTACTCCTAATCTGGAGCAGGCTACGAGGCCCAGTGCAGCGCACGACAGAGCTAGAGGGAGTGCCGCCATCCAGTGGCACAGACGCACAGTCCGAAGCCATCAAGTACACCACAAAAATGTTCTGA